DNA from Neovison vison isolate M4711 chromosome 12, ASM_NN_V1, whole genome shotgun sequence:
ATTGTTCCAGGCGTCCCCCTCACCATCACTCTTGGGGTTCCCCAGGACCTTGAGCACCTCGGCGTTTGTGGGGTTCTGGCCCAGGGCCCTCATCACATCCCCACACTGACTGTACAGGATCTTGCCATCCCCTACTCGGTCAAACAGCTCAAAAGCCTCCTTGAACTCTGAAGTATAAGCAAAGGTCAGTATTGGGACCAGGGGTTCCCatcgccacccctcccccacccctgacagAAAGGAGATTCAGAAACTATGTGATAGAGCTGGGCAGAATAGGGAACCCGAAGACCACTAGTGTGGAAGTTTTCAAGGTTGGGACCGGAgtcaggggaagagaaagaggatctGACCAGGGGCTTGGGACTAGACAGTGGAGCTTAAGGGACCAGCTTCTCCTCACCCTCCAGCTGGTCCTTGTTAAACTCGATCTGTGGAAGAAAAGAGCAGGTGAGGAGGGATGACAGGGCTCATTCAATCTCTCTCCAGCACTCCTCTCAACCAACTGGCAGCCACTCTTGGGGAGGGGCCCAACGAGACCAGGCTGGGAGCCCAGCCACCTCAGTCCCATTCCCAGCTCTGGACCTTGGGAGAATCCCAAGAGGAGGAATTATGGGGGGGAGGGTTTCCTGGGAACAGGGTTAATCCCATGCCACCTGTTTCCCTCCCTCCAGTGCCCTGAGCTCTGCATCCCTCACATAACTGGGGGTTGAACAAAGGCTAAATTTACCCCTGGCCCCCAGCTGTGATTGTCTAACAAGTCTGTCCTCTTCAGCCTTCCCTCCTGGGGTTCAGAGCTGTGGCTTTTAGAATTGAACAGTCAGCCAGGCACAGGCACAAGCTCCCTCTCTTCACCTTGAAACCGTCCTCAGAACCCAGATGTTCCCCATCTCACAGGTCCCTGCTTCTGGCAGAGGGGTCAGTGAGAATGTGTGTACATACGCACACACGTTATAGGTTAGAGGGagagaacaaaaaagaacagCAGAGTCATAAGCCTGGATGCTTCGAAATGGCggggggggcagggcgggggactAAGAGGAATCTCTAGTATCTGCTGGTGCTCACTGATTCCCTGTTTTCTAGATACCTCCTCATCTCCTAGGCTATTTCCCACCCTGTATCATCCCTTCCAAATTCTTTCTTCACCTTCCCGGAACTCACCACCACTTTGGAGAGATCGATGGGGGGCTCCTGGGTTTTCTGAGGGGCTGGAGGGGCAGCTGGAGCTGGCTCAGCCTTGGTCTTGGCTGAAGGGGCCCCAACTGCGGGTTTGGCAGCAGGTTTGGCAATAGAGGGTCCTGCCGGTTTCTTCATAGGAACATCCTTCTTGGGAGGCATGATGTCCGGTGGCCAAAGGACAGTGTGCCGATGGGGGCACCCATCTCTGTTTAAATAGCCAGGGAGTCTGGGATGTcaaggggcgggggcaggggcagggagccagTTGGCGGTGGGGAGGGTGAGATAGAGGAGAGATATGCTGGCCTGCCCTGGACTCCTATGGTTCAGGACTCCTGTCCCAAGGTCTTCTCACTTCTGTTCACTTGGCCCCAAATGCTGGCCAGAACAATGGCCCCTTTTtcgggggcaggggaaggaagccAGAGATGGCCCAGAATGAGGGAGTTAACCTCCAGGATAAGGATAGGATGTTTGCCAGTG
Protein-coding regions in this window:
- the MYL6B gene encoding myosin light chain 6B isoform X1; the encoded protein is MPPKKDVPMKKPAGPSIAKPAAKPAVGAPSAKTKAEPAPAAPPAPQKTQEPPIDLSKVVIEFNKDQLEEFKEAFELFDRVGDGKILYSQCGDVMRALGQNPTNAEVLKVLGNPKSDELKSRRVDFETFLPMLQAVAKNRDQGTYEDYLEGLRVFDKEGNGKVMGAELRHVLTTLGEKMTEEEVETVLAGHEDSNGCINYEAFLKHILSV